In one window of Arachis ipaensis cultivar K30076 chromosome B06, Araip1.1, whole genome shotgun sequence DNA:
- the LOC107647925 gene encoding dirigent protein 22-like translates to MAMAKSKTLFSIFFIPLLFSTLVTAKDPRFDRSLSPKSLGLRKEKLSHLHFYFHDILSGQNPTAVRVAQATMTATSPTFFGAVMMADDPLTVGPEPDSKLIGKAQGIYASASQKDLGLLMVMNFAFMEGKYNGSTVSLLGRNAVFSGVREMSIVGGSGVFRFARGYAQAKTFWLNTTSGDAIVEYNVYVLHY, encoded by the coding sequence ATGGCAATGGCGAAATCCAAAACCCTCTTCTCTATCTTCTTCATTCCCCTCTTATTCTCCACCCTTGTCACCGCCAAAGACCCTCGTTTCGATCGAAGCCTGTCTCCAAAATCACTGGGCCTCCGCAAGGAGAAGCTTAGCCACCTCCACTTTTACTTCCACGACATTCTCAGCGGCCAAAACCCCACCGCTGTTAGGGTGGCCCAAGCTACAATGACGGCTACGTCCCCCACGTTCTTCGGAGCCGTAATGATGGCCGATGACCCCTTAACCGTTGGGCCTGAGCCCGACTCGAAGCTCATAGGAAAAGCCCAGGGGATTTATGCGTCTGCGTCACAAAAGGATCTGGGGCTATTGATGGTGATGAACTTTGCATTCATGGAAGGGAAGTACAATGGGAGCACAGTGAGCTTGTTGGGGCGGAATGCGGTGTTTTCCGGCGTGAGGGAGATGTCGATCGTGGGAGGGAGTGGGGTTTTCCGATTTGCACGTGGATACGCTCAGGCCAAGACTTTCTGGCTTAACACCACCTCCGGCGATGCTATTGTCGAATATAATGTCTATGTTTTGCATTATTAA